A single Henriciella sp. AS95 DNA region contains:
- a CDS encoding acyl-CoA dehydrogenase family protein, which translates to MPIPIDRLGQTDTHAIFRDSVRRFFAAELDLDAWEKDHLTPRSFWKAAGEAGLLCPTVPEAYGGPGLDFSYNSIVTEELTYAGSTSSLPLQSDIIADYFVHLGTEEQKQKYLPGMVDGSLISAIAMTEPAAGSDLQSIRTKAVRDGNEYVISGAKTYISSGQLCDFVIVAAKTDPDAGARGVSLLIVDADRAGFSRGRKLDKIGQHSADTSELFFDEVRVPADAMIGGEGRGFAAIMTLMPQERLSQAIMGQASMQRAMDDTITFTQDRQAFGQSVFDFQNTQFVLADIATSLQVGWSHLDWAINRHVAGKLTAVEASAAKLWHTETQWASLDKCLQLHGGAGYMEEYPIARMWRDARVQRIYGGTSEILKLVIGRSLKS; encoded by the coding sequence ATGCCCATCCCCATAGACCGCCTCGGTCAGACCGACACTCACGCCATTTTCCGCGACTCCGTGCGCCGGTTTTTCGCGGCTGAGCTGGACCTGGATGCGTGGGAAAAAGACCACCTCACACCGCGGAGTTTCTGGAAGGCGGCCGGTGAGGCAGGCTTGCTTTGCCCCACGGTTCCGGAAGCCTATGGCGGCCCCGGACTGGATTTTTCTTATAACTCAATCGTGACGGAAGAGCTGACCTATGCGGGGTCGACATCCAGCCTGCCGCTTCAGTCCGACATCATTGCGGATTATTTCGTCCATCTTGGGACCGAAGAGCAGAAGCAGAAGTATCTGCCCGGAATGGTCGATGGGTCGCTGATCTCTGCGATCGCCATGACCGAACCTGCCGCGGGGTCCGATCTACAGTCGATCCGCACCAAGGCGGTTCGCGACGGGAATGAGTATGTCATCAGCGGCGCGAAGACTTACATTTCGAGCGGACAGCTTTGCGATTTCGTTATCGTCGCGGCGAAGACCGACCCGGATGCTGGCGCGCGCGGCGTCAGCCTTCTGATTGTCGATGCGGATCGTGCGGGCTTTTCGCGCGGTCGCAAGCTGGACAAGATCGGGCAGCATTCAGCAGACACATCCGAGCTCTTCTTTGATGAAGTCCGCGTTCCAGCCGATGCGATGATTGGTGGGGAAGGGCGCGGGTTTGCAGCCATCATGACGTTGATGCCGCAAGAGCGCCTCTCGCAGGCGATCATGGGCCAGGCCAGCATGCAGCGTGCGATGGACGACACCATCACATTTACCCAGGATCGTCAGGCGTTCGGGCAGTCGGTGTTCGACTTCCAGAACACGCAATTCGTCCTCGCTGATATCGCCACATCGCTTCAGGTTGGCTGGTCGCATCTGGACTGGGCGATCAATCGCCATGTCGCCGGCAAGCTGACGGCCGTGGAGGCATCGGCCGCCAAGCTCTGGCACACCGAAACGCAGTGGGCGTCTCTCGACAAGTGTCTGCAGCTGCATGGCGGTGCGGGCTATATGGAGGAGTACCCCATTGCCCGCATGTGGCGCGACGCACGCGTGCAACGGATTTACGGGGGAACGTCCGAAATTCTCAAACTGGTGATCGGGAGATCGCTGAAGAGTTGA
- a CDS encoding enoyl-CoA hydratase-related protein yields MKTFEAIEVERDEGFAIVALNRPDSMNSIVPQVLQEFEDCMADFAADPSVEVVILTGRGRNFCAGLDVEMLKQHGPEAISGFNPSRTIADWPGPVIAAVQGAVATGGFEITVACDIIIAAESARFVDTHSRVGLLPGWGLSARLHRAIGIYRAKELELTGRPLHAREASDWGLVNKVVPDRDLLESARAMARMILAGAPQMAAPTKALIDGNSLRTLEGALEFERQTAEKANIGLSPGELKFGHVGGSKPKH; encoded by the coding sequence ATGAAGACATTCGAGGCAATAGAGGTCGAGCGCGACGAAGGCTTTGCCATCGTCGCGCTTAACCGCCCCGACAGCATGAACTCGATCGTTCCGCAGGTGCTTCAGGAGTTCGAGGACTGCATGGCGGACTTTGCGGCCGACCCGTCTGTCGAGGTGGTTATCCTGACGGGAAGAGGGCGGAACTTTTGTGCCGGGCTGGATGTGGAGATGCTGAAGCAGCACGGCCCAGAAGCGATATCGGGCTTCAATCCGTCCCGGACGATCGCCGATTGGCCCGGGCCGGTCATTGCGGCCGTACAGGGGGCCGTCGCGACGGGCGGCTTCGAGATCACGGTGGCGTGCGACATCATCATCGCGGCAGAATCGGCCCGGTTTGTGGATACCCATTCGCGTGTGGGGTTGTTGCCGGGCTGGGGGCTCAGCGCGCGTCTTCATCGCGCAATCGGCATTTACCGGGCCAAGGAACTCGAGCTTACCGGACGCCCACTCCATGCGCGTGAGGCATCCGACTGGGGCCTCGTCAACAAGGTGGTGCCGGACCGCGATCTGCTTGAGTCTGCACGCGCTATGGCTCGAATGATACTGGCCGGGGCGCCACAGATGGCGGCCCCGACCAAGGCGCTTATTGATGGTAACAGCCTGCGTACCCTTGAAGGGGCGCTGGAATTTGAAAGGCAGACGGCGGAAAAGGCCAATATCGGGCTGTCGCCAGGCGAGCTGAAGTTTGGACATGTGGGCGGTAGCAAGCCGAAACATTGA
- a CDS encoding TetR/AcrR family transcriptional regulator has product MIAGLSDLDTKVRIKVCARKLFAERGVEAVTVREIVAASGAKNGGSLNYYFKSKEGLITELLADVFRDSSDGWLDALSELQSKGGPRSVRDIVTILVRWPEDNSKQEDPSPTANRFLNSLLSTRRKMVRDFLEKGNFSVFAQLLRYIRQLKPDLPQAVMEQRLIYFSWYIISARAAHESYVASGKKNPIWEGYDPLENLIDCGVGLLEAPCTVAEKQTSAATKSASGVNKHQARSRALDAAFPSA; this is encoded by the coding sequence ATGATTGCAGGACTAAGCGACTTGGACACCAAGGTTCGGATCAAGGTATGCGCCCGCAAACTATTCGCTGAGCGCGGCGTCGAGGCGGTCACGGTTCGTGAGATCGTGGCAGCGTCCGGCGCCAAGAATGGCGGGTCCCTCAATTACTACTTCAAGTCGAAGGAAGGCCTGATCACTGAACTGCTCGCAGACGTGTTCCGTGACAGTAGCGACGGATGGCTCGACGCCCTGTCAGAGCTGCAAAGCAAGGGCGGCCCTAGATCCGTTCGGGATATCGTGACGATTCTCGTTCGCTGGCCTGAAGATAATTCCAAGCAGGAAGACCCCTCGCCAACCGCAAACAGATTCCTCAACAGCCTCCTCAGCACGCGGCGGAAAATGGTTCGGGACTTCCTCGAAAAAGGAAACTTCTCGGTATTTGCGCAATTGCTGCGCTATATTCGCCAGCTCAAGCCCGACCTGCCGCAGGCCGTCATGGAGCAGAGGCTGATCTACTTCTCCTGGTACATCATTTCAGCCCGGGCTGCTCATGAAAGCTATGTCGCGTCCGGCAAGAAGAACCCGATCTGGGAAGGCTATGACCCGCTCGAAAACCTGATCGATTGCGGCGTCGGCCTGCTCGAAGCGCCCTGCACGGTGGCTGAGAAGCAGACGTCTGCCGCCACCAAGAGCGCGTCTGGCGTCAACAAGCACCAGGCTCGCTCACGCGCCCTGGATGCTGCCTTTCCATCGGCCTGA
- a CDS encoding VOC family protein gives MGIEDIRYRRLGYIALTVTDLEKSRHFYETLVGLKMDEEPDGERAFLRCSDRHHDLVIYRGSEPALKRVAWQMESDKALEAVRKHFVELGIECIAVSPEEQQDLGIGEAFRMSEPTTGLTFEFYSDMAEAPSAFETTHTKIARLGHLVLSSPDRDATEKFLLDEMNFRVSDRIKGMVTFMRCFPNPYHHSFGVGAAKNAGLNHINFMVTEMADIGKANNRMKKADVPIVFGIGKHPPSESVFIYFLDPDGMTVEYSFGMEEFPENSPRDARDLPASLESIDYWEGTPDPRMAKVGVVEPLK, from the coding sequence GTGGGTATTGAAGACATCAGGTACAGGCGTTTGGGCTATATCGCGCTGACGGTGACGGATCTGGAAAAGTCCAGACATTTCTACGAGACGCTGGTCGGCCTGAAAATGGACGAAGAGCCGGATGGCGAGCGTGCCTTTCTGAGGTGCAGCGACCGGCATCATGACCTTGTGATCTACCGCGGATCTGAACCTGCGCTCAAGCGCGTTGCCTGGCAGATGGAAAGCGACAAGGCGCTGGAAGCGGTCAGGAAGCACTTCGTCGAACTCGGCATCGAGTGCATCGCCGTTAGCCCCGAAGAGCAGCAAGACCTTGGGATCGGTGAAGCTTTCCGGATGTCCGAACCGACGACCGGCCTGACCTTCGAATTCTACAGCGATATGGCTGAAGCGCCGTCTGCGTTCGAAACAACTCACACCAAGATCGCGCGTCTCGGCCATCTCGTGCTCAGCAGTCCGGACCGCGATGCCACGGAAAAATTTCTCCTCGATGAGATGAATTTCCGCGTATCGGACCGGATTAAAGGCATGGTCACCTTCATGCGGTGTTTCCCTAATCCGTATCACCATTCTTTCGGCGTCGGCGCGGCCAAGAATGCGGGGCTCAACCACATCAATTTCATGGTCACGGAGATGGCGGACATCGGTAAGGCGAACAACCGCATGAAAAAGGCGGATGTGCCGATCGTATTTGGCATTGGCAAGCACCCGCCATCGGAATCGGTTTTCATCTATTTCCTCGATCCGGACGGGATGACGGTGGAGTACAGCTTCGGCATGGAAGAGTTTCCCGAGAATTCTCCAAGGGATGCGCGCGACCTGCCAGCTTCACTGGAGTCCATCGATTACTGGGAAGGAACACCTGACCCTCGAATGGCGAAAGTCGGGGTGGTCGAGCCGCTCAAATAA